In one Nocardioides sp. NBC_00368 genomic region, the following are encoded:
- a CDS encoding AAA family ATPase has protein sequence MHGAEIETLVRVAGRIRDSIEKVIEGKTDVVDSTLTVLLAEGHLLIEDVPGVGKTQLAKALARSIDCSVRRIQFTPDLLPSDVTGVSIFNQNTREFEFRPGGIFANIVVGDEINRASPKTQSALLECMEEHQVTVDNVTYQLESPFMVIATQNPIEMEGTYALPEAQRDRFMARVSIGYPPVGSEIAMLASHSASNPLDDLDPVTDAAEIRKLVGVVNQIYVADSVRRYTVALTAATRANNELALGASPRASLHLLRAAKAHAALHGREFVLPDDVRRLTGPVLAHRLLPSASAAMHGRSVTDILETVVSAVPVPQT, from the coding sequence GTGCATGGGGCAGAGATCGAGACATTGGTGCGGGTCGCGGGCCGCATTCGCGACAGCATCGAGAAGGTGATCGAAGGCAAGACCGACGTCGTCGACTCCACGCTGACCGTGCTCCTCGCGGAGGGGCACCTCCTGATCGAGGACGTACCTGGAGTCGGCAAGACCCAGCTCGCGAAGGCGCTGGCGCGCTCGATCGACTGCTCGGTGCGCCGCATCCAGTTCACGCCCGACCTGCTCCCGAGCGACGTCACCGGGGTGTCGATCTTCAACCAGAACACCCGGGAGTTCGAGTTCCGTCCGGGTGGGATCTTCGCCAACATCGTGGTCGGCGACGAGATCAACCGTGCCTCCCCCAAGACCCAGTCGGCGCTGCTGGAGTGCATGGAGGAGCACCAGGTCACCGTCGACAACGTGACCTACCAGCTGGAGTCGCCGTTCATGGTGATCGCGACCCAGAACCCGATCGAGATGGAGGGGACGTACGCCCTCCCCGAGGCGCAGCGCGACCGGTTCATGGCGCGCGTCTCGATCGGCTATCCCCCGGTCGGCTCCGAGATCGCGATGCTGGCCAGCCACAGCGCGTCCAACCCGCTCGACGACCTCGACCCGGTGACCGACGCCGCGGAGATCCGCAAGCTCGTCGGCGTCGTCAACCAGATCTACGTCGCCGACTCCGTGCGCCGCTACACCGTCGCCCTCACCGCGGCGACCCGCGCCAACAACGAGCTCGCCCTGGGTGCCTCGCCCCGGGCCAGCCTGCACCTGCTGCGGGCCGCGAAGGCTCATGCCGCTCTGCACGGACGCGAGTTCGTCCTTCCCGATGACGTACGCAGGCTGACCGGCCCGGTCCTTGCCCACCGTCTCCTCCCCAGTGCCTCCGCGGCGATGCACGGCCGGTCGGTCACCGACATCCTCGAGACCGTCGTGTCCGCCGTGCCGGTGCCGCAGACCTGA
- the rsmH gene encoding 16S rRNA (cytosine(1402)-N(4))-methyltransferase RsmH, with amino-acid sequence MGVEAVTNQKHVPVMLDRIVDLLAPALADGGVLVDCTTGHGGHTEAVLERIPGSRVIGIDRDTYALGIAGERLARFGDRWTGVHAVYDEILDVVAGQGLDEVQAVLFDLGVSSMQLDQRERGFAYAEDAPLDMRMDATRGQTAADVLNTYSAADLTRILRDYGEEKFAKKIAYAVVKRREKQPFTTSGPLVELLYAEIPAPARRTGGHPAKRTFQALRMEVNDELGALRTALPASLEAVGVGGRVVVESYHSLEDRLTKRAFAEATKLDVPPDLPFVPPDAEPSFRLLTRGAEQATEAEIEENPRAASVRLRAVERVKPRSNPRDNTAKSTPGATR; translated from the coding sequence ATGGGGGTCGAGGCGGTGACGAACCAGAAGCACGTGCCGGTGATGCTCGACCGCATCGTCGACCTGCTCGCACCCGCGCTCGCCGACGGCGGCGTCCTGGTCGACTGCACGACCGGCCACGGTGGTCACACCGAGGCGGTCCTCGAGCGGATCCCCGGGTCCCGCGTGATCGGCATCGACCGCGACACCTACGCCCTCGGCATCGCGGGGGAGCGGCTGGCGCGCTTCGGCGACCGGTGGACAGGAGTCCACGCGGTCTACGACGAGATCCTCGACGTGGTCGCCGGGCAGGGTCTGGACGAGGTCCAGGCGGTGCTCTTCGACCTCGGTGTCTCCTCGATGCAGCTCGACCAGCGTGAGCGTGGGTTCGCCTACGCCGAGGACGCTCCGCTCGACATGCGGATGGACGCCACTCGTGGCCAGACCGCGGCCGACGTGCTCAACACCTACTCGGCGGCGGACCTGACCCGGATCCTGCGGGACTACGGCGAGGAGAAGTTCGCCAAGAAGATCGCCTACGCCGTGGTCAAACGTCGGGAGAAGCAGCCGTTCACGACCTCGGGCCCGCTCGTGGAGCTCCTCTACGCGGAGATCCCGGCACCGGCCCGTCGCACTGGCGGACATCCGGCCAAGCGCACCTTCCAGGCGCTGCGGATGGAGGTCAACGACGAGCTCGGGGCGCTGCGTACGGCACTGCCGGCCTCGCTCGAGGCCGTCGGCGTCGGTGGCCGCGTGGTGGTCGAGTCCTACCACTCGCTGGAGGACCGGCTCACCAAGCGGGCCTTCGCCGAGGCGACCAAGCTGGACGTACCTCCCGACCTGCCGTTCGTGCCGCCCGACGCCGAGCCGTCCTTCCGCCTGCTCACCCGTGGTGCCGAGCAGGCGACCGAGGCGGAGATCGAGGAGAACCCGCGCGCCGCCTCGGTGAGGCTGCGCGCGGTGGAGCGCGTCAAGCCCCGATCCAACCCAAGAGACAACACAGCCAAGTCAACCCCTGGAGCAACCAGATGA
- a CDS encoding DUF58 domain-containing protein produces MREALSGLTVRGRAFLAAGITAIICGILLDQSTLSRIGMLLVALPLVTAVVAAWGRYRLALVRHIEPHLTEAGQPARVELTIANEGRIPTGTLLLEETVPYALGGRPRFVVDRIGFGWRHKLGYQIRSEIRGRFDIGPMRVTVADPFGLVELNRAFHSTLPFTVTPRVIPLPSTPLTGNATASGDSRPRAFLGGSAEDVTVREYRRGDELRRVHWRSSARLGELMVRREEQPWQARATVFLDNRRSVHRGQGAGSSFEQAVVVAASVAVHLVEAGYSVRLVTSGGATPGTGAAGEINAGWHDREGQADAAALLEALAVVETVQHHHIDASWIGEAGQGGVTVAVLGSLDEEDARVLRRVRHHTGAALAFSLAVDGWSAVHLAPEQRRPSGVPLLIQHGWKAVELGIGDSVATRWRELGTRGAAAGAGAAR; encoded by the coding sequence ATGCGTGAGGCGCTGTCCGGACTGACCGTCCGGGGCCGGGCGTTCCTGGCCGCCGGGATCACCGCGATCATCTGCGGGATCCTGCTGGACCAGTCGACGCTGTCCAGGATCGGGATGCTGCTGGTCGCGCTGCCGCTGGTCACCGCGGTGGTGGCCGCCTGGGGCCGCTACCGGCTCGCGCTCGTGCGCCACATCGAGCCGCACCTGACCGAGGCCGGCCAGCCCGCCAGGGTCGAGCTCACCATCGCCAACGAGGGCCGGATCCCCACCGGCACCCTCCTGCTTGAGGAGACGGTGCCCTACGCGCTGGGCGGACGTCCGCGCTTCGTGGTCGACCGGATCGGCTTCGGCTGGCGTCACAAGCTCGGCTACCAGATCCGCTCGGAGATCCGCGGCCGCTTCGACATCGGCCCGATGCGGGTGACCGTGGCCGACCCGTTCGGCCTGGTGGAGCTCAACCGCGCCTTCCACTCCACGCTTCCGTTCACGGTCACGCCGCGGGTGATCCCGCTGCCGTCCACGCCGCTGACCGGCAACGCCACCGCCTCCGGCGACTCCCGGCCGCGGGCCTTCCTCGGCGGCAGCGCGGAGGACGTCACGGTGCGGGAGTACCGCCGCGGCGACGAGCTGCGGCGGGTGCACTGGCGCAGCTCGGCGCGTCTCGGCGAGCTGATGGTGCGCCGTGAGGAGCAGCCCTGGCAGGCCCGGGCCACCGTCTTCCTCGACAACCGGCGCTCGGTCCATCGGGGCCAGGGCGCCGGCTCCTCCTTCGAGCAGGCCGTCGTCGTCGCCGCCTCGGTCGCCGTGCATCTGGTCGAGGCCGGCTACTCCGTGCGCCTGGTGACCTCCGGCGGCGCCACCCCCGGGACCGGCGCGGCCGGCGAGATCAACGCCGGCTGGCACGACCGCGAGGGCCAGGCCGACGCGGCCGCGCTGTTGGAGGCGCTCGCCGTGGTCGAGACCGTCCAGCACCATCACATCGACGCCTCTTGGATCGGCGAGGCCGGGCAGGGCGGCGTCACCGTCGCGGTGCTCGGCTCCCTCGACGAGGAGGACGCTCGCGTCCTTCGCCGGGTGCGGCACCACACCGGAGCCGCCCTCGCCTTCTCGCTCGCCGTGGACGGCTGGAGCGCGGTGCACCTGGCCCCCGAGCAGCGGCGGCCCAGCGGCGTACCTCTGCTCATCCAGCACGGCTGGAAGGCGGTCGAGCTCGGCATCGGCGACTCGGTGGCGACGCGCTGGCGCGAGCTCGGCACCCGGGGCGCGGCCGCGGGAGCGGGGGCCGCGCGATGA
- a CDS encoding transglutaminase family protein, which translates to MMTSSDVRGVVPAMAVPLTCFVTVLFALSSWGSFTNTRFSYLGPVLVAGLLVVGTGISARLLRVHGSVVVLLQLLLGTIATSLLVVQHPFPVTAGGRAQVSAAMTEAYAAFNPFDLPMSAPEVAAYLVPGGVAAVFLADVLAVSLRRPPMMGLVVLGVFTVPFSIIGAGGWGGVSWVVFVLTATAFLVMLRFDRAQQLGRWGRRLDEDLPVVPAAGPAVIGVSAVAIALLTPAWMPSPNVTLPGLGPGDGSGQLRVINPTVGLYGDLRRQSDEVMVTATPVYDEPVSSPSYLRILTLTKFTGTEWTPGDRDVPADQTGVASFEPPMSDETLLGEPMTYQMRASDKFESTWLPVFTHPLEITAKGPWRYDEDTLDFMSTEGRDHTVAGESWRMTAAPVEPSQQRLLAAGEPGIGAPPGMTDLPLLPDEIEEIALERTAGQDRPFAKAVALQNWFRHSGEFVYSLERDVGTDSAALLEFLTTNKVGYCQQYATAMAVLAREIGIPARVSVGFLNGDQDEDGVWQFRGRDLHAWPELWFEDIGWVRFEPTPAAADTREPGYTTGALGNARNEPEAPVPSAGTSVAPVPNRPQRDEPDLPEVADTGTEESNTGAVWAGLGIVALVGMVALAAPAVIRRRRRTTRLVGDAEAGWTELGDTAIDLGLPWTGTRSPREEATGLAPHLQSREPMLALQRIVAAVERKRYAEHRDSAAVGDDVRLVSAALREQADRRARRRARLWPASVFRRPAAPTTDGPAARSERELISS; encoded by the coding sequence ATGATGACCTCCTCCGACGTACGCGGCGTCGTCCCCGCGATGGCGGTGCCGCTGACGTGCTTCGTGACCGTCCTGTTCGCGCTCTCCTCGTGGGGCTCGTTCACCAATACCCGCTTCTCCTACCTCGGCCCGGTCCTGGTCGCCGGCCTGCTCGTGGTCGGTACCGGCATCTCCGCGCGGCTGCTTCGCGTGCACGGCTCGGTCGTGGTGCTGCTGCAGCTGCTCCTCGGCACGATCGCGACCAGCCTGCTGGTCGTCCAGCACCCGTTCCCCGTCACCGCGGGCGGGCGGGCTCAGGTCTCGGCCGCGATGACCGAGGCCTACGCCGCCTTCAACCCCTTCGACCTGCCGATGTCCGCGCCGGAGGTGGCTGCCTACCTCGTCCCGGGCGGCGTCGCGGCCGTGTTCCTGGCCGATGTCCTGGCGGTCTCCCTGCGGCGGCCGCCGATGATGGGCCTCGTCGTGCTGGGCGTGTTCACGGTGCCGTTCAGCATCATCGGCGCCGGCGGCTGGGGTGGGGTCTCGTGGGTCGTCTTCGTGCTCACCGCGACCGCGTTCCTGGTGATGCTGCGCTTCGACCGCGCCCAGCAGCTCGGTCGCTGGGGGCGGCGTCTCGACGAGGATCTCCCGGTCGTGCCGGCCGCCGGACCGGCCGTCATCGGTGTCTCGGCGGTCGCCATCGCTCTTCTCACCCCGGCCTGGATGCCGAGCCCGAACGTCACCCTCCCCGGCCTGGGGCCGGGCGACGGCAGCGGACAGCTGCGGGTGATCAACCCGACCGTCGGGCTCTACGGCGACCTGCGCAGGCAGTCCGACGAGGTGATGGTCACGGCCACCCCGGTCTATGACGAGCCCGTCTCGTCGCCCTCCTACCTGCGGATCCTGACGCTGACGAAGTTCACCGGCACCGAGTGGACCCCGGGCGACCGCGACGTCCCTGCCGACCAGACGGGCGTCGCCAGTTTCGAACCGCCGATGTCCGACGAGACGCTGCTGGGCGAGCCCATGACCTACCAGATGCGGGCCAGCGACAAGTTCGAGTCGACCTGGCTCCCGGTCTTCACACACCCGCTCGAGATCACCGCCAAGGGTCCGTGGCGCTATGACGAGGACACCCTCGACTTCATGTCCACCGAGGGCCGGGACCACACCGTCGCGGGCGAGAGCTGGCGGATGACCGCAGCTCCCGTCGAGCCGTCCCAGCAGCGCCTGCTGGCGGCGGGCGAGCCGGGGATCGGAGCGCCGCCGGGGATGACCGACCTGCCGCTGCTCCCCGACGAGATCGAGGAGATCGCCCTGGAGCGGACCGCCGGTCAGGACCGGCCCTTCGCCAAGGCCGTCGCCCTGCAGAACTGGTTCCGCCACAGCGGGGAGTTCGTCTACAGCCTGGAGCGCGACGTCGGCACCGACAGTGCGGCCCTGCTGGAGTTCCTGACGACCAACAAGGTCGGCTACTGCCAGCAGTACGCGACGGCCATGGCCGTGCTCGCCCGCGAGATCGGTATCCCGGCCCGGGTCTCGGTCGGCTTCCTGAACGGGGACCAGGACGAGGACGGCGTCTGGCAGTTCCGCGGCCGCGACCTCCACGCCTGGCCCGAGCTGTGGTTCGAGGACATCGGCTGGGTTCGCTTCGAGCCCACGCCGGCGGCCGCCGACACCCGAGAGCCCGGCTACACGACCGGTGCGCTGGGCAATGCCCGCAACGAGCCGGAGGCGCCTGTTCCCAGCGCCGGCACGAGCGTGGCCCCGGTGCCCAACCGGCCACAGCGCGACGAGCCCGACCTGCCCGAGGTCGCCGACACCGGCACCGAGGAGTCCAACACCGGCGCCGTCTGGGCAGGTCTCGGCATCGTGGCGCTGGTCGGAATGGTCGCGCTCGCGGCACCGGCGGTCATCCGGCGCCGGCGGCGGACGACGCGGCTCGTGGGCGACGCGGAGGCCGGCTGGACCGAGCTCGGCGACACCGCGATCGACCTCGGCCTGCCCTGGACCGGCACCCGCTCACCGCGGGAGGAGGCCACCGGCCTGGCCCCGCACCTGCAGAGCCGCGAGCCGATGCTCGCGCTGCAGCGCATCGTGGCCGCCGTCGAGCGCAAACGCTATGCGGAGCATCGCGACAGCGCGGCGGTCGGGGACGACGTACGCCTGGTCTCGGCCGCGCTCAGGGAGCAGGCCGACCGGCGGGCACGGAGGCGGGCACGACTGTGGCCGGCATCGGTCTTCCGGCGACCGGCGGCACCGACCACCGACG
- the mraZ gene encoding division/cell wall cluster transcriptional repressor MraZ, translating to MFFMGTYTPKLDEKGRIFLPAKFRDRLAEGVVVTQGQENCLVVWPEDVFMQEAQRAQQTPLTSRDARDYARVLFAGAEQTTPDKQGRIGIPPLLRDYAGIVKDVVVIGVMDRIEIWDPAKWAEYSAGAQAKFADLDESTD from the coding sequence ATGTTCTTCATGGGCACGTACACGCCGAAGCTCGACGAGAAGGGCCGGATCTTCCTTCCCGCAAAGTTCCGAGATCGACTGGCGGAGGGGGTTGTCGTGACGCAAGGTCAGGAGAACTGCCTCGTGGTGTGGCCCGAGGACGTCTTCATGCAGGAGGCGCAGCGGGCCCAGCAGACGCCGCTCACCTCTCGGGACGCACGCGACTACGCCCGTGTCCTCTTTGCGGGGGCCGAGCAGACGACACCGGACAAGCAGGGCCGGATCGGCATCCCGCCGCTCCTGCGTGACTACGCCGGGATCGTCAAGGACGTCGTCGTGATCGGTGTGATGGACCGGATCGAGATCTGGGACCCGGCCAAGTGGGCGGAGTACTCCGCGGGTGCACAGGCCAAGTTCGCAGACCTCGACGAGTCGACGGACTGA